From the genome of Streptomyces sp. NBC_01341, one region includes:
- a CDS encoding MarR family winged helix-turn-helix transcriptional regulator, translated as MVKRDDGRDLAPISELLSYRLSRTSSALSRSAALRYRREFDVSLGEWRTIALIAADPTLTLNRLARRAGLDKAQMSRVVRGLVERDLVRRTEGAGRSRQLALTDAGVEVYRGLIAAANERDAAFAALLSDEEAEVLGRALEKLADLALPLEKREREQLDEK; from the coding sequence ATGGTGAAACGTGATGACGGCCGGGACCTGGCGCCGATCTCCGAACTGCTGTCCTACAGGCTCTCGCGGACATCGTCGGCCCTCTCGCGCAGCGCGGCACTCAGGTACCGCCGCGAGTTCGACGTGAGCCTCGGCGAATGGCGCACCATCGCCCTCATCGCGGCCGATCCGACACTGACGCTCAATCGGCTCGCCCGACGGGCCGGCCTGGACAAGGCCCAGATGAGCCGCGTCGTGCGCGGCCTGGTCGAACGTGACCTCGTCCGCCGCACCGAGGGCGCCGGCCGCAGCAGGCAACTGGCCCTGACCGACGCCGGGGTCGAGGTGTACCGGGGCCTCATCGCGGCCGCCAACGAGCGGGACGCGGCCTTCGCGGCACTGCTCTCCGACGAGGAGGCGGAGGTCCTGGGGCGCGCCCTGGAGAAGCTGGCAGACCTGGCACTGCCCCTGGAGAAGCGGGAGCGGGAACAGCTCGACGAGAAGTAG
- a CDS encoding LamG-like jellyroll fold domain-containing protein — MSHTGDTESHEPSGHNRRGFLRNAALAGAGAAAASVGVTAFGATPASAAEASGHGPSATWSPDPASLQFTLAVMPDTQFLYWGSQDSVNRTPQEESFRYIIENSGSAGDNIVFMAHLGDLTQDADPSSFEQVDKAFGMLDKHGAAYSVLAGNHDVTGDDSRGDTPYLRTMGPQRFRRAKTFAGADRTGYNTAHVFEAAGRSWLLLALDWRTTDQGFAWANDVIKAHPKMPVILTSHDIVASPYDDNVFPYESGDPENNAVLSGYGQTVWDKLINDNDQIFLTLNGHYWPPGRTTRKNGAGNDVDMHITNYQNRYFGGGGMIRLYHFDLARNTIDVETINPWILAQDPESRNELAAEHARITGPVDNFSVPIDFEQRFSGFIPIPVRPARPAHRELVKGTLAYWRFDGQGAPGASLSAGQKVPDLSGKGNDLTVVTVPGTPDGALSWSADHHPDQPGHASLKFVGGRNPVNGSYLTTGAKAPLNTETFKGGYTIETFVRMPLDWDGGRNGNASILSRRGAAGDAGKHGRNTDPKEPLAQLAITNNGREAQFNHYPTNDTYPTTNWGHGMPELKWFHLAVVNDGRHTKLYVEGAPVLDNPSRVSAGLTSLGLPWLVGGHEYAGAIDVVFHGNVGDIRIVDRPLSHREFLTAE; from the coding sequence ATGTCCCACACTGGTGACACCGAGTCACACGAGCCGAGCGGGCACAACAGGCGCGGCTTCCTGCGCAACGCGGCTCTGGCCGGTGCGGGGGCGGCCGCCGCGAGCGTCGGCGTGACCGCGTTCGGCGCGACGCCCGCGTCCGCCGCGGAAGCCTCCGGACACGGCCCGTCCGCCACGTGGAGCCCTGACCCGGCCTCGCTCCAGTTCACCCTCGCGGTCATGCCGGACACCCAGTTCCTCTACTGGGGCAGCCAGGACAGCGTCAACAGGACGCCGCAGGAGGAGTCCTTCCGCTACATCATCGAGAACAGCGGTTCCGCCGGCGACAACATCGTCTTCATGGCGCATCTCGGCGACCTCACACAGGACGCCGATCCTTCGTCCTTCGAGCAGGTCGACAAGGCGTTCGGGATGCTGGACAAGCACGGGGCCGCCTACAGCGTGCTGGCCGGCAACCACGACGTCACCGGCGACGACAGCCGCGGCGACACGCCCTACCTGCGCACCATGGGCCCGCAGCGCTTCAGGCGGGCGAAGACGTTCGCCGGGGCGGACCGGACGGGCTACAACACCGCGCACGTCTTCGAGGCGGCCGGCCGTTCGTGGCTGCTCCTCGCCCTTGACTGGCGGACCACCGACCAGGGCTTCGCGTGGGCCAACGACGTGATCAAGGCGCACCCGAAGATGCCGGTGATCCTCACCTCGCACGACATCGTCGCCTCGCCGTACGATGACAACGTTTTCCCGTACGAGTCCGGCGACCCGGAGAACAACGCCGTACTCTCCGGCTACGGGCAGACCGTCTGGGACAAGCTGATCAACGACAACGACCAGATCTTCCTGACCCTCAACGGTCACTACTGGCCGCCCGGGCGCACGACCAGGAAGAACGGCGCCGGCAACGACGTCGACATGCACATCACGAACTACCAGAACCGCTACTTCGGCGGTGGCGGCATGATCCGGCTGTACCACTTCGACCTGGCCCGGAACACGATCGACGTCGAGACCATCAACCCCTGGATCCTGGCCCAGGACCCCGAGTCGCGCAACGAGCTGGCCGCCGAGCACGCCCGGATCACCGGCCCGGTCGACAACTTCTCGGTCCCGATCGACTTCGAGCAGCGGTTCTCCGGCTTCATACCGATCCCGGTCCGTCCCGCGCGCCCGGCCCACAGAGAACTGGTGAAGGGCACCCTGGCGTACTGGCGCTTCGACGGACAGGGCGCCCCCGGCGCCTCGCTCAGCGCGGGCCAGAAGGTCCCTGACCTGTCGGGCAAGGGCAACGACCTGACCGTGGTGACCGTGCCGGGCACGCCCGACGGCGCGCTGTCCTGGTCCGCCGACCACCACCCCGACCAGCCCGGCCACGCCAGCCTGAAGTTCGTCGGCGGCAGGAACCCGGTCAACGGCTCGTACCTGACCACCGGAGCGAAGGCGCCCCTGAACACCGAGACGTTCAAGGGCGGATACACGATCGAGACCTTCGTCAGGATGCCGCTGGACTGGGACGGGGGCAGGAACGGCAACGCCTCGATCCTCAGCCGCCGCGGCGCCGCCGGAGACGCCGGCAAGCACGGCAGGAACACGGACCCGAAGGAGCCCCTGGCACAGCTCGCCATCACGAACAACGGCCGCGAGGCGCAGTTCAACCACTACCCGACGAACGACACCTACCCCACGACCAACTGGGGTCACGGCATGCCGGAACTCAAGTGGTTCCACCTGGCAGTCGTCAACGACGGCCGCCACACCAAGCTGTACGTCGAGGGTGCTCCCGTGCTCGACAACCCGAGCAGGGTGTCGGCCGGACTGACCTCGCTCGGCCTGCCCTGGCTCGTGGGTGGCCATGAGTACGCGGGCGCGATCGACGTCGTCTTCCACGGCAACGTCGGTGACATCCGTATCGTCGACCGGCCGCTGTCCCACCGTGAGTTCCTGACCGCCGAGTAG
- a CDS encoding MFS transporter, with protein sequence MADPSTSIAQQDAVDTSEVDRAATYRTIAWRVMPLLVTCYVVSFIDRTNIGIAQQGLERDLGFGSAVYGLGVTLFFVGFILFEVPSSALLARLGARRTMVRIMVSWGVVTLGTSLVHNEITFYIARFLLGVAEAGFFPGALYFLSRWFPSARRTRMTAVFFAGVPVSGVLGSLMSGSIMKAFDGSTGLADWQWLFIIEGIPPILLAGAVMLWLVDEPEQARWLSLAQRAAVREDLDADQRRKAGRAAGKGHGGLLLALKDPKVWTIGLCACGAYTLANAVSFWTPRIIADAGVGDVLDLGLFSALPPLLGIVVMLIVGRHSDRTLERRWHAALSWTVAALAMVAISLSGDDVALVVALLAVLAAAHYSGLTVFYSIPSIYLGERAAATGIALVTSMGSFAAAASPSLLGFIQSSTGSLSLGLQISAGIVLLAVVLLLVGVKAKDLREERPS encoded by the coding sequence GTGGCCGACCCCTCGACCTCCATCGCACAGCAGGACGCAGTCGACACCTCCGAAGTCGACCGCGCGGCGACCTACCGCACCATCGCCTGGCGCGTCATGCCGCTCCTGGTCACCTGTTACGTCGTCAGCTTCATCGACCGCACCAACATCGGGATAGCCCAGCAGGGACTCGAGAGGGACCTCGGCTTCGGCTCCGCCGTCTACGGCCTCGGCGTCACCCTGTTCTTCGTCGGCTTCATCCTCTTCGAAGTGCCGAGCAGCGCCCTGCTGGCCCGGCTCGGCGCACGGAGGACGATGGTCCGCATCATGGTGTCCTGGGGGGTCGTCACCCTGGGCACCTCACTGGTCCACAACGAGATCACCTTCTACATCGCGAGGTTCCTCCTCGGAGTGGCGGAGGCCGGCTTCTTCCCCGGCGCCCTCTACTTCCTGTCGCGCTGGTTCCCCTCCGCACGGCGCACACGCATGACCGCGGTGTTCTTCGCGGGCGTACCCGTCTCCGGCGTGCTGGGCTCGCTCATGTCCGGCAGCATCATGAAGGCCTTCGACGGCAGCACGGGACTCGCCGACTGGCAGTGGCTGTTCATCATCGAGGGGATTCCCCCGATCCTCCTCGCCGGTGCGGTGATGCTGTGGCTCGTCGACGAACCGGAGCAGGCCCGCTGGCTGAGCCTCGCCCAACGGGCCGCCGTCCGCGAGGACCTCGACGCGGACCAGAGGCGCAAGGCCGGGAGGGCGGCCGGCAAGGGGCACGGTGGACTCCTCCTCGCCCTGAAGGACCCCAAGGTATGGACCATCGGCCTCTGCGCCTGCGGCGCCTACACGCTCGCCAACGCGGTGTCGTTCTGGACGCCGCGGATCATCGCCGACGCGGGCGTGGGCGACGTCCTGGACCTGGGCCTGTTCTCCGCACTGCCGCCGCTGCTCGGCATCGTCGTCATGCTCATCGTGGGACGGCACTCCGACCGCACCCTGGAACGCCGCTGGCACGCGGCCCTCAGCTGGACCGTGGCGGCCCTGGCCATGGTCGCGATCTCGCTGTCCGGGGACGACGTCGCCCTGGTCGTCGCACTCCTCGCCGTCCTGGCAGCCGCGCACTACTCCGGCCTCACCGTCTTCTACTCCATCCCGTCCATCTACCTGGGTGAACGCGCGGCGGCCACCGGTATCGCCCTGGTGACCTCCATGGGCTCCTTCGCCGCCGCCGCATCGCCCTCCCTTCTCGGGTTCATCCAGAGCAGCACGGGCAGCCTGTCGCTCGGCCTGCAGATCAGCGCGGGAATCGTGCTGCTCGCCGTCGTCCTCCTGCTCGTCGGAGTCAAGGCGAAGGACCTGCGGGAGGAGCGCCCCTCCTGA
- a CDS encoding enoyl-CoA hydratase/isomerase family protein → MTTADEPTRPDTPRVTCAVTDGIARVELARPEARNAVDLRMCRELRSVFEELDAADDVRVVLLSARGPAFCAGADLKERAGRDAAWVRRRRLASFAAYQAVQECRRPVVALVHGAVVGSGGEITLAADFAVAAEGTTFRFPEPHWGTVGATQRLQRAIGKRRAKELLFTGRSMSAAEALDLGVVARVVPDDRLAQAGADVAAAIAGAPPLAIALTKRAVDLGSETDLDRGIRIEMSAIEQCLSDGGWRDGVERFSRRGSGDSPTDRSLIDSSGTDETATTDSATTDSATIDEEQR, encoded by the coding sequence ATGACCACGGCCGACGAACCGACCCGTCCGGACACACCCCGCGTGACGTGCGCGGTCACCGACGGCATCGCCCGGGTCGAACTGGCCAGGCCCGAAGCACGCAACGCGGTCGACCTCCGGATGTGCCGGGAACTGCGGTCCGTGTTCGAGGAACTGGATGCCGCCGACGACGTCCGCGTGGTACTCCTGTCCGCCCGCGGGCCCGCCTTCTGCGCCGGAGCCGACCTCAAGGAACGGGCCGGCCGGGACGCCGCCTGGGTCCGCCGGCGGCGGCTCGCCTCCTTCGCCGCCTACCAGGCCGTCCAGGAGTGCCGCCGCCCGGTCGTCGCCCTCGTGCACGGCGCCGTCGTGGGATCCGGCGGTGAGATCACGCTGGCCGCGGACTTCGCGGTCGCCGCCGAGGGCACCACCTTCCGTTTCCCCGAACCGCACTGGGGCACGGTCGGCGCCACCCAGCGCCTGCAACGGGCCATCGGCAAGCGCCGCGCCAAGGAACTCCTCTTCACGGGGCGCTCCATGTCCGCCGCCGAGGCGCTGGACCTGGGCGTCGTGGCCCGTGTCGTACCGGACGACCGTCTGGCGCAGGCCGGGGCGGACGTCGCCGCGGCCATCGCCGGTGCGCCTCCGCTGGCCATCGCCCTCACCAAGCGGGCCGTCGACCTCGGCAGCGAGACCGACCTCGACCGCGGCATACGGATCGAGATGTCCGCCATCGAACAATGCCTGTCCGACGGCGGCTGGCGCGACGGCGTGGAACGGTTCTCACGCCGCGGTTCCGGCGACTCCCCGACCGACCGCTCCCTGATCGACAGCTCCGGGACCGACGAAACCGCGACCACCGACTCCGCGACCACCGACTCCGCGACCATCGACGAGGAGCAGCGATGA
- a CDS encoding hydroxymethylglutaryl-CoA lyase — protein sequence MTDMVTICECFARDGLQHEPTFVPTADKIALLDTFADAGFRRIEATSYSHPKWVPAFADAREVLEGVTRRPGVAFKATCPNPRAVERALADLDRGSGAEELSLLVSASESHTQKNLRSTRAQQWERVEEMAALAAGRFRLVGVVSVAFGCPFEGQVDPGRVADDVARFVDLGADAVTLGDTTGVATPRTVAALFDRLGRAHPGLALIAHFHNTRGTAVANAVAALEAGCRHFDSALGGVGGHPSKIGYGAGLTGNVCTEDLVSLFESMGVDTGIDPEALATASRACEAALGRPLHSMVARAGFQPSAAA from the coding sequence ATGACCGACATGGTCACCATCTGCGAGTGTTTCGCCCGTGACGGGCTGCAGCACGAACCCACGTTCGTGCCGACCGCGGACAAGATCGCCCTGCTGGACACCTTCGCCGACGCGGGCTTCCGCCGCATCGAGGCGACCAGTTACAGCCATCCGAAGTGGGTGCCCGCCTTCGCGGACGCCCGTGAGGTCCTGGAGGGCGTCACCCGACGGCCGGGCGTGGCGTTCAAGGCGACGTGCCCGAACCCGCGTGCCGTCGAGCGGGCGTTGGCCGATCTCGACCGCGGCTCGGGCGCCGAGGAACTGAGCCTGCTGGTGTCGGCCAGCGAGAGCCATACGCAGAAGAACCTGCGCAGCACACGCGCGCAGCAGTGGGAGCGCGTCGAGGAGATGGCCGCCCTGGCGGCCGGGCGCTTCCGGCTCGTGGGCGTCGTGTCCGTCGCGTTCGGCTGTCCGTTCGAAGGGCAGGTGGATCCGGGGCGGGTGGCCGATGACGTCGCCCGTTTCGTCGATCTCGGCGCGGACGCCGTCACTCTGGGGGACACCACGGGCGTCGCCACCCCCAGGACGGTCGCCGCCCTCTTCGACCGTCTGGGCCGTGCCCACCCCGGACTCGCGCTCATCGCCCACTTCCACAACACCCGCGGGACGGCCGTCGCCAACGCGGTCGCCGCCCTGGAGGCCGGCTGCCGGCACTTCGACAGCGCCCTGGGAGGAGTCGGCGGCCACCCGTCGAAGATCGGCTATGGAGCCGGCCTCACGGGGAACGTGTGCACAGAGGACCTGGTGTCCCTGTTCGAGAGCATGGGCGTGGACACCGGCATCGACCCGGAGGCACTCGCCACCGCGTCCCGGGCCTGCGAGGCGGCGTTGGGCCGCCCCCTGCACAGCATGGTGGCCCGTGCCGGATTCCAGCCCTCCGCCGCCGCCTGA
- a CDS encoding GPR1/FUN34/YaaH family transporter, protein MPQTSDTPGPSEPLTTDAVTRIVLRPVASPLPLGFFALGIGSVVLSSLQLGWVPTGQSEMLLLLVLIFVVPLQFVAGLFAFLARDAGAGTALLLLAAAWAGTSVTSLDSPPGRPVVAQAVFLLALVPFVLALAGAAVQSKPLFAALLTLTALRFGLTGLYEAGTGNTLQVAAGWTGIVIGVYALYGGLALLVEDGKQRTVLPLFRRGAARRSIEGDLREQLTPAQQEAGVRHQL, encoded by the coding sequence ATGCCCCAGACCTCTGACACACCCGGCCCGTCCGAACCACTCACCACCGACGCGGTCACACGCATCGTGCTGCGCCCCGTCGCGAGCCCTCTTCCCCTGGGCTTCTTCGCCCTCGGCATCGGCAGTGTGGTCCTGTCCTCGCTCCAACTCGGCTGGGTGCCGACCGGGCAGAGCGAGATGCTGCTGCTCCTGGTCCTCATCTTCGTCGTCCCCCTGCAGTTCGTCGCCGGACTCTTCGCGTTCCTCGCCCGCGACGCGGGTGCCGGCACGGCGCTGCTCCTGCTCGCCGCCGCCTGGGCCGGAACGAGCGTGACCTCCCTCGACTCTCCGCCCGGCCGGCCCGTGGTGGCACAAGCCGTCTTCCTGCTGGCGCTCGTCCCCTTCGTCCTCGCACTCGCGGGTGCGGCGGTGCAGTCGAAGCCCCTGTTCGCCGCGCTCCTCACCCTCACCGCGCTGCGCTTCGGACTGACGGGTCTCTACGAAGCGGGCACGGGTAACACGCTGCAGGTCGCGGCCGGCTGGACCGGCATCGTCATCGGCGTCTACGCGCTGTACGGCGGACTGGCGCTCCTCGTGGAGGACGGCAAGCAGCGCACCGTACTGCCGCTCTTCCGGCGTGGGGCCGCACGCAGGTCCATCGAGGGCGACCTGCGTGAACAGCTCACCCCCGCGCAGCAGGAAGCCGGAGTCCGCCACCAGCTGTGA
- a CDS encoding CaiB/BaiF CoA transferase family protein, whose protein sequence is MTDSTTSGPLDGITVLDFSRVLAAPMATQILAEQGATVIKVERPGGGDETRGFEPRLPHGESAYFFAFNRGKHSVTLDLKDPRGRDVARRLAARADIVVENFLPGAMERLGLGYEDLRTHNPGLVYISATGFGQSGPDRMRKGYDTVFQALSGVMAMTGEPDGPPSKTGIPVADMTSGLWIAIAALTGLAGRGVTGRGRHFDVSMMDVQLSLHALNAARLFALDEDPVRTGTQHPGRVPSAAFRAADGGWLHISGSDQHWAPLCSVLGLAELGADPALRHNAGRVSQRDRVMTALRTAVGDRDREQLLKDLRAADVPAGEVRDVREALAAPQAHARGVVTEFEHPTEGTFKALRTPLRETGGDPVPVGTPPLLGADTDAVLARFADLDDSEIEGLRAAGVI, encoded by the coding sequence GTGACGGACAGCACCACGTCAGGCCCGCTCGACGGCATCACCGTCCTCGACTTCTCCCGGGTCCTGGCCGCCCCGATGGCCACCCAGATCCTCGCCGAGCAGGGAGCAACCGTCATCAAGGTCGAACGACCGGGCGGCGGCGACGAGACGCGCGGCTTCGAACCCCGTCTCCCCCACGGTGAGAGCGCGTACTTCTTCGCATTCAACCGTGGAAAGCACTCGGTCACCCTGGACCTCAAGGACCCCCGCGGGCGGGACGTCGCCCGCAGGCTCGCCGCCCGGGCCGACATCGTCGTGGAGAACTTCCTCCCCGGCGCCATGGAACGTCTGGGCCTGGGGTACGAGGATCTCCGCACGCACAACCCGGGGCTCGTGTACATCTCGGCCACCGGTTTCGGGCAGAGCGGACCCGACCGCATGCGCAAGGGCTACGACACCGTCTTCCAGGCCCTGTCCGGTGTGATGGCGATGACCGGTGAGCCCGACGGGCCGCCGAGCAAGACCGGCATACCGGTGGCGGACATGACGTCCGGCCTCTGGATCGCCATAGCCGCCCTCACCGGGCTGGCAGGCCGGGGTGTCACCGGCCGCGGCCGCCACTTCGACGTCTCCATGATGGACGTCCAGCTCAGTCTTCACGCCCTCAACGCCGCCAGGCTGTTCGCGCTGGACGAGGACCCGGTGCGCACCGGCACCCAGCACCCGGGGCGTGTCCCGTCCGCGGCGTTCCGGGCCGCGGACGGCGGCTGGCTGCACATCAGCGGAAGCGACCAGCACTGGGCGCCGCTCTGCTCCGTGCTCGGCCTAGCGGAGCTCGGCGCCGATCCGGCCCTGCGGCACAACGCGGGACGCGTCTCCCAGCGGGACCGGGTCATGACCGCCCTGCGCACGGCCGTCGGCGACCGGGACCGCGAGCAGCTCCTGAAGGACCTGCGGGCCGCCGACGTCCCGGCCGGGGAGGTCCGGGACGTACGCGAGGCCCTGGCTGCCCCGCAGGCACACGCGCGGGGCGTCGTCACCGAATTCGAGCACCCCACCGAGGGCACGTTCAAGGCCCTGCGCACACCGCTGCGCGAGACCGGCGGGGATCCGGTACCCGTGGGCACACCGCCGCTGCTGGGTGCCGACACCGATGCCGTGCTCGCGCGGTTCGCCGACCTGGACGACAGCGAGATCGAGGGCCTGCGGGCCGCGGGGGTGATCTGA
- a CDS encoding AMP-binding protein, whose product MNLRQACPLTAHEALERAALLAPDVEAVVTTGERLSYAALAAEVTRIRSALVGAGIGRGDRVGLCLGNGPRWVALFVALGSVGAVTVPVNTRYTADEVEHTLVHAGVTTLFVADRVLRVDFTGILRDLGVGADGTAASPRLPSLRRVVVCGDEVPGWATSWPRFLSGGTGDAPATGTPDDVLLVQYTSGTTSRPKGVLLIQRSMCADAFFSGARLGLRPGDRFHSARPFFHVAGSTLSVLASIQHATTLVTMPKFEPAEALRLMELERCTHFSGNDTIALMLLNHPDRARRTLRLRGAWVAASPTVIRRVIDELGAAECVAGYGLSEASPNVAQSCWWEDDEVRASGAMLVEPGVEVRIRAADGTRDCAPGEPGSILVRGWNVMKGYLDAPEATAAVIDADGWLATGDVGALDATGRLHFVGRTKDIIRVGGENVAPADLENTLHRHPLVRQAVVVGVPDERLVEVPFAFVVLTGPGTTEDELIAWARTRMAGFKVPRHLRIVDGFESIGMTASSKIQRNRLAAHARGLLAGTDHEVSA is encoded by the coding sequence ATGAACCTCAGGCAGGCCTGCCCCCTGACCGCTCACGAGGCGCTGGAGCGGGCGGCGCTGCTGGCCCCCGACGTGGAGGCGGTGGTGACCACCGGGGAACGCCTCAGCTACGCCGCGCTCGCCGCCGAGGTCACCCGTATCCGGTCCGCTCTCGTGGGCGCCGGCATCGGCCGGGGCGACCGTGTCGGTCTGTGCCTCGGGAACGGACCGCGCTGGGTGGCTCTGTTCGTCGCCCTGGGATCGGTCGGTGCGGTGACCGTGCCGGTCAACACCCGGTACACCGCCGACGAGGTGGAACACACCCTCGTCCACGCCGGGGTCACCACCCTGTTCGTCGCCGACCGGGTACTGCGCGTCGACTTCACCGGGATCCTGCGTGATCTCGGCGTCGGCGCGGACGGAACCGCGGCGAGCCCCCGTCTGCCGAGCCTGCGCCGGGTCGTCGTGTGCGGCGACGAGGTGCCCGGCTGGGCGACGTCCTGGCCGCGGTTCCTGTCCGGGGGCACCGGCGACGCCCCCGCGACCGGCACTCCGGACGACGTCCTGCTCGTCCAGTACACCTCCGGGACGACCTCTCGGCCCAAGGGCGTACTCCTCATCCAGCGGAGCATGTGCGCCGACGCGTTCTTCTCCGGCGCCCGTCTCGGCCTGCGTCCCGGGGACCGCTTCCACAGTGCCCGGCCCTTCTTCCACGTCGCCGGCAGCACGCTGTCCGTGCTGGCGTCGATACAGCACGCCACCACCCTGGTGACGATGCCGAAGTTCGAGCCGGCCGAGGCACTGCGGCTGATGGAGCTGGAGCGCTGCACCCACTTCTCCGGCAACGACACCATCGCGCTGATGCTGCTCAACCACCCCGACCGAGCGCGCCGGACGCTCCGCCTCCGGGGTGCGTGGGTCGCGGCCTCCCCCACGGTGATCCGCAGGGTGATCGACGAGCTGGGAGCTGCCGAATGCGTCGCCGGCTACGGGCTGTCGGAGGCGTCCCCGAACGTCGCCCAGTCCTGCTGGTGGGAGGACGACGAGGTGAGGGCGTCCGGTGCGATGCTGGTGGAACCCGGCGTCGAGGTCCGCATCCGCGCGGCGGACGGAACCCGCGACTGCGCCCCCGGCGAGCCGGGTTCGATCCTGGTGCGTGGATGGAACGTCATGAAGGGCTACCTCGACGCCCCCGAGGCGACCGCCGCGGTCATCGACGCCGACGGCTGGCTGGCCACCGGTGACGTCGGCGCTCTCGACGCCACGGGGCGCCTGCACTTCGTGGGGCGGACCAAGGACATCATCCGGGTGGGCGGGGAGAACGTCGCACCCGCCGATCTGGAGAACACGCTCCACCGCCACCCGCTCGTCCGGCAGGCCGTCGTGGTCGGCGTTCCCGACGAACGGCTGGTCGAGGTGCCCTTCGCCTTCGTCGTGCTCACCGGGCCCGGCACCACAGAGGACGAGCTGATCGCGTGGGCGCGTACCCGCATGGCGGGCTTCAAGGTTCCCCGTCATCTCCGTATCGTCGACGGCTTCGAAAGCATCGGTATGACCGCCAGTTCCAAGATCCAGCGCAACCGGCTGGCCGCGCACGCCCGCGGGCTCCTCGCCGGGACGGACCACGAGGTGTCCGCATGA
- a CDS encoding enoyl-CoA hydratase/isomerase family protein — MTVTTSGQPADAATAAPGTLLVEDRGSVRVLTLNRPDKLNALDTALTRALSTALTAAEDDERVRAVVLTGAGRAFCAGADLSEFSTLTPDRPGAVLERAELTARVQTQMQRMGTPVVSAVRGAAVGGGAGLAIGADMTVVATDLKFGYPELRHSIVPALVMTGLQRHLNRKLAFELISTGRLLTAAEALEHGLANRVVEPDQVVDSALETAQRWAAVEPRALRAAKDLFYRVADLPTEAAMRAGQDVNALMRGFRR, encoded by the coding sequence GTGACCGTCACGACCAGCGGGCAGCCGGCCGACGCGGCTACGGCCGCCCCCGGCACACTGCTCGTCGAGGACCGCGGATCCGTCCGCGTCCTCACGCTCAACCGTCCCGACAAGCTCAACGCCCTGGACACCGCGCTCACCCGCGCCCTGAGCACCGCGCTCACCGCGGCCGAGGACGACGAGCGGGTCCGCGCGGTCGTCCTCACCGGCGCGGGCCGCGCCTTCTGCGCGGGCGCCGACCTGTCGGAGTTCTCCACCCTCACACCGGACCGGCCCGGGGCCGTCCTGGAGCGGGCGGAACTGACCGCACGCGTCCAGACCCAGATGCAGCGGATGGGTACGCCGGTCGTCTCCGCCGTGCGCGGTGCGGCCGTGGGCGGCGGGGCCGGACTGGCCATCGGCGCCGACATGACGGTCGTGGCGACGGACCTGAAGTTCGGCTACCCCGAACTGCGGCACTCCATCGTCCCGGCCCTGGTCATGACGGGACTCCAGCGGCACCTGAACCGCAAGCTCGCCTTCGAACTGATCAGCACGGGCAGGCTGCTGACCGCGGCCGAGGCCCTGGAGCACGGCCTGGCCAACCGCGTCGTGGAACCGGACCAGGTGGTCGACTCCGCGCTGGAGACCGCACAGCGGTGGGCAGCGGTCGAGCCCCGTGCGCTCCGGGCGGCGAAGGACCTGTTCTACCGTGTCGCGGACCTGCCCACCGAGGCCGCGATGCGGGCGGGCCAGGACGTCAACGCACTGATGCGGGGGTTCCGCAGGTGA